The sequence CGACGCCTCGGGGATGAAGACGGTCAAGTACGGCGAGATTTCCGACTGGGTGCTGGCGCTGGAGGTCGTTCTGGCCGACGGCTCCGTGATTACGACCGGGAGCAGGGCCGCGAAGACCTCCAGCGGCTACAACCTCACGGACCTGTTCGTCGGGAGCGAGGGCACCCTCGGCGTCGTCACGCGCGCGACGCTCGAACTCGCTGGCCGACCCGAACAGATTCGGGGCGCTCGCGCGCTGTTCCCGTCGCTGGACGACGCCGCCGAGGCGGTCTTCGACGCCGTGCGCTCGGGCGTGGACGTGGCGACCATCGAACTCGTGGACGCCGATTCGGCGCGGATGGCCAACGCCTACACCGGCACCGACTTGCCCGACGTACCGATGGTCTTCCTCGAATTCCACGCGAACCACGGCGTCGAGCGCGAAATCGAGTTCTGCGAACGACTCTTCGCGGACCACGACTGCCAGCGGTTCGAGACGGCCGCGGACGACGACGCGATGGACGACCTCTGGCGGGCGCGCAAGGACCTCGCGTACGCCATCCAGTTGTGGGACCCCGACCTGACCGCGCTCCACCCCGGCGACGTGACCGTGCCCATCAGCGCGTACCCCGAGATGGTCCGGTTCGTCAAGTCGCTCGCCGACGACCGGGACCTGCTGGTCCCCTGCTTCGGCCACGCGGGCGACGGCAACCTCCACTACTCCGTGCTGGTGGACGAGGAGAACGACGCCGAAGTCGAGCGCGCTCACGACCTCTACGCCGCCACCGTCGAGAAGGCCATCGACCTCGGGGGCACCGCGACGGGCGAACACGGCGTCGGTCTCGGCAAGCGCGAGTTCCTCGAAAGCGAACACGGTCCCGAGAGCGTCGAGGCGATGCGCCGCCTGAAGCGCGCGTTCGACCCCCGAGACACCCTGAATCCGGGGAAGATATTCCCCGAGACGGTAGACGGCGAGCGGGTGCGACTCGGCGAATCCGACTGAGCGCGATTCGTTCGGCGTCGAAGCGAGTACACTTATCACTCGCCTGCCACTCGCTTT is a genomic window of Halorussus salinus containing:
- a CDS encoding FAD-binding oxidoreductase yields the protein MTHDCSFLSDLDLSGEVSFGDSVRESHAADFGAEERGEGVVPDAVVWPESTADVAAVLPAADERGVPVTPYAAGTSLEGNAVPAHRGVSLDLSRMDAVLDVRPDDFQIDVEPGLLGAQVDEAVAEEGLFFPPLPSSGDISTVGGMIANDASGMKTVKYGEISDWVLALEVVLADGSVITTGSRAAKTSSGYNLTDLFVGSEGTLGVVTRATLELAGRPEQIRGARALFPSLDDAAEAVFDAVRSGVDVATIELVDADSARMANAYTGTDLPDVPMVFLEFHANHGVEREIEFCERLFADHDCQRFETAADDDAMDDLWRARKDLAYAIQLWDPDLTALHPGDVTVPISAYPEMVRFVKSLADDRDLLVPCFGHAGDGNLHYSVLVDEENDAEVERAHDLYAATVEKAIDLGGTATGEHGVGLGKREFLESEHGPESVEAMRRLKRAFDPRDTLNPGKIFPETVDGERVRLGESD